A region of Nostoc sp. 'Peltigera membranacea cyanobiont' N6 DNA encodes the following proteins:
- a CDS encoding glutathione S-transferase family protein codes for MQSTKIRLYDLAGAEDDRRFSPNCWRVRLALLHKGLPFETVPWRFTEKETIAFSGQGKVPVIVDRGQVVYDSWAIAQYLEENYPKYPSLFGGEVGKSLSRFTTDWVETVLNPDILRLIIIDIYSHLHEKDKDYFRQTREKAFGATLEAISADREQRVVTFRNSLTPMRRTFQHQSFLAGQAPAWADYVVFGSFQWARSVSPFPLLVADDPIFSWRERMLDAFDGEARKVLGYESNGTNKR; via the coding sequence ATGCAATCAACAAAGATTAGGCTGTACGATTTGGCAGGGGCTGAGGACGATCGCCGTTTTAGTCCTAACTGTTGGCGCGTGCGTCTGGCTTTACTCCATAAGGGATTGCCCTTTGAAACTGTACCTTGGCGTTTTACTGAAAAGGAAACTATTGCCTTCTCAGGACAGGGTAAAGTGCCAGTAATAGTTGATCGCGGGCAAGTTGTTTACGATTCTTGGGCGATCGCTCAGTATCTGGAGGAGAATTACCCTAAGTACCCATCACTATTTGGTGGAGAAGTTGGAAAGTCGTTATCCAGATTTACTACTGATTGGGTAGAAACAGTACTCAATCCTGATATCTTGCGATTAATTATCATAGATATTTATTCGCACCTACACGAAAAGGACAAAGACTACTTCCGCCAAACACGCGAAAAGGCTTTTGGTGCAACCTTGGAAGCAATCTCTGCCGATCGAGAACAACGAGTTGTCACTTTTCGTAATAGCCTGACCCCAATGCGTCGAACTTTCCAGCACCAAAGCTTCCTAGCCGGACAAGCACCAGCTTGGGCAGATTATGTGGTGTTTGGCTCTTTTCAATGGGCACGTAGCGTTAGCCCATTTCCCTTACTTGTAGCAGATGATCCCATTTTTAGCTGGCGCGAGCGAATGCTTGATGCTTTTGATGGTGAAGCTCGTAAGGTCTTAGGATATGAGTCGAATGGCACTAATAAAAGGTGA
- a CDS encoding AAA family ATPase encodes MKVKRLKMQSFRGIGDLTLEFNETEPIVLIGINGVGKSSILDCLAILLSQITGSIQNSVDVIRSFHKQDITNGSKDTRNEITVLLELREFTWSLTQIQNEVRKNLTSLLASLITTVELLGLVRENESIKITLEEKLGQSFNDLSIKVRANTASDLPEELRAVVNELRSQIENNPKVNLPLAVYYPVNRAVLDIPLEIAEKYEFKQIDSYEQSLTGGKIDFKSFFEWFRNREDLENELRRDNLNYRDRQLESVRGAITSLQPKFSDLRVERLPLRMTVIKHGQELIINQLSDGEKCLLAMVGDLARRLAIANPGLTEPLEGEGVVLIDEIELHLHPKWQREIIPALTRTFPNCQFIVTTHSPQVISQVKPEGIYILEKTDEGVVAKRPESSFGRDSNRILEDLMGVPERPQEIKESLLELFRLIDAGNIEGARQLRQQLAIEIGADEPEFVKADVLIRRKEILNR; translated from the coding sequence ATGAAAGTCAAGCGATTGAAAATGCAATCCTTCCGTGGAATCGGTGATTTGACGCTTGAGTTCAATGAAACTGAGCCAATTGTACTTATTGGTATCAACGGCGTGGGTAAATCAAGTATTCTTGATTGTCTTGCTATTCTTCTTTCCCAGATCACAGGGAGTATTCAAAATTCTGTTGATGTAATACGATCATTTCATAAACAAGATATTACCAATGGAAGTAAAGATACGCGTAATGAAATTACAGTTTTATTGGAATTGCGCGAATTCACTTGGTCGCTAACTCAAATTCAAAATGAAGTTCGGAAAAATTTAACTAGTTTATTAGCAAGTTTAATAACAACCGTTGAGCTATTAGGATTAGTTCGGGAGAACGAATCTATCAAAATTACTTTAGAGGAGAAGTTAGGACAAAGTTTTAACGACTTATCCATTAAAGTGAGAGCTAATACGGCCAGTGACCTACCAGAAGAATTAAGAGCAGTGGTTAATGAGCTACGCAGCCAGATAGAAAATAATCCTAAAGTGAACTTACCCTTAGCAGTTTACTACCCCGTCAATCGCGCAGTTCTTGATATTCCACTGGAAATTGCAGAAAAATATGAGTTTAAGCAGATAGATTCTTATGAACAGTCACTTACTGGAGGAAAAATCGATTTTAAAAGCTTTTTTGAATGGTTTAGAAATCGAGAAGACTTGGAGAATGAATTGCGACGGGACAATCTTAATTATCGAGACAGACAGTTGGAATCAGTAAGAGGAGCAATCACTTCTTTACAACCAAAATTTTCAGACTTACGAGTTGAGAGATTGCCCTTACGGATGACTGTAATAAAACATGGTCAGGAACTAATTATCAATCAGCTATCTGATGGAGAGAAATGCTTGCTGGCTATGGTGGGAGATTTAGCAAGACGATTAGCGATCGCTAACCCAGGTTTAACAGAACCACTCGAAGGTGAGGGTGTTGTTTTAATTGATGAAATTGAACTACATCTACATCCCAAATGGCAACGAGAAATTATTCCAGCTTTGACAAGAACATTCCCCAATTGCCAATTTATCGTCACCACCCATTCGCCTCAAGTAATTAGCCAAGTCAAGCCGGAAGGAATTTATATTCTAGAAAAAACAGACGAAGGTGTTGTTGCTAAAAGACCAGAAAGTTCCTTTGGGAGAGACAGCAATCGCATTTTAGAAGACCTCATGGGTGTTCCAGAACGTCCGCAGGAAATTAAGGAAAGTCTTTTAGAGCTTTTTCGACTAATTGATGCTGGAAATATTGAAGGTGCTAGGCAATTACGTCAACAATTGGCTATTGAAATTGGAGCAGATGAGCCAGAGTTTGTTAAAGCGGATGTACTCATTCGGCGAAAGGAAATTCTCAATAGATGA
- a CDS encoding I66 family serine proteinase inhibitor, which produces MPTLNGSYILKAEGAPTGVIDGKVYALLFEEQQSPEKWAITPVPASNEGVVTIQTSDRSKAWTVSSDQEQEQITVEGLNSNSPAPNQVFRIVWPEPDENRLIQLLTNSSSYGIGRNRIEDRSLLPKRIVSRPDGTEIPVWVCEALR; this is translated from the coding sequence ATGCCTACTTTAAATGGAAGTTACATTTTGAAAGCTGAGGGAGCTCCAACGGGAGTGATCGACGGTAAGGTCTACGCGTTGCTCTTTGAAGAGCAGCAGTCCCCAGAGAAGTGGGCGATCACCCCAGTCCCTGCAAGCAATGAGGGCGTGGTAACAATCCAGACATCCGACCGCTCCAAGGCGTGGACTGTTTCCAGCGACCAAGAGCAGGAGCAAATCACGGTTGAGGGCTTGAACTCCAACTCCCCCGCGCCAAACCAGGTATTTCGCATTGTATGGCCAGAACCCGATGAAAACCGCTTAATCCAGCTGCTGACGAATAGCTCCAGCTACGGAATCGGAAGGAATCGTATCGAGGATCGTTCCCTCCTGCCCAAACGTATCGTAAGCCGCCCAGATGGTACAGAAATCCCGGTATGGGTATGTGAAGCACTAAGATAA
- the pcrA gene encoding DNA helicase PcrA gives MTTTIDFLSHLNPSQRQAVEHYCGPLLVVAGAGSGKTRALTYRIANLILKHRVDPENILAVTFTNKAAREMKERVQRLFAEQLAMKQHGQRFDLLTEYQQTQLRSQVYKNTIKDLWCGTFHSLFSRILRFDIEKYVDEKGRKWNRNFSIFDESDVMTLIKEIVNKQLNLDDKKFDARSVRYAISNAKNQGLSPQEFEQDQPNYRGRVIAQVYNLYQDKLAENNALDFDDLILVPTRLFQQNEQVLGYWHRKFCHILVDEYQDTNRTQYQLINLLVTNGETKKSEWEWQNRSVFVVGDADQSIYSFRMADFTILLGFQEDFGDGLVDDDTQTMVKLEENYRSCENILQAANELIENNTQRIDKILKPTRGPGEQITCHKADEELAEAAFVINQIQTLEQQNPELSWGSFAILYRTNAQSRPFEELLVKYQIPYTVVGGMRFYDRKEIKDVIAYLRAIANPSDTVSLLRVINTPRRGVGKTTIDALMNASQQLGTTLWEILSDETSVNTLAGRATKAVNNFAAMISRWQAQIGTLPVTEVLQGILEDSGYVQDLMSQGTDEATDRVQNVQELYNAALQFQEENEEVSLQDFLSSAALSSDLDNLKEGQTAVSLMTLHASKGLEFPVVFLVGLEQGLFPGYRSLGDPASLEEERRLCYVGITRAQERLFLSHARERRLYGSREPAMRSQFLDELPEELLSTKRASRQSYTKSASTPNGKQDTTQNWQVGDRVLHKTFGLGEITHVFGTGSKMSVAIKFASLGQKIVDPRVAQLQKV, from the coding sequence ATGACAACAACCATCGACTTTCTCAGTCACCTTAACCCCAGCCAACGTCAAGCCGTCGAACACTACTGCGGCCCGTTGTTAGTCGTTGCTGGCGCAGGTTCCGGTAAAACACGAGCGCTGACTTATCGCATTGCCAATCTGATTCTCAAACACCGTGTCGATCCAGAAAATATCCTGGCGGTTACTTTTACCAACAAAGCCGCGCGGGAAATGAAAGAACGGGTTCAACGGCTGTTTGCGGAACAACTGGCCATGAAACAACACGGTCAGCGTTTTGATTTGTTGACAGAATACCAACAAACGCAACTGCGATCGCAAGTTTACAAAAATACGATCAAAGATTTGTGGTGTGGCACTTTCCACAGTCTGTTTTCTCGCATTCTCCGCTTTGATATTGAAAAATATGTAGATGAAAAAGGACGCAAGTGGAATCGCAATTTCTCTATCTTTGATGAATCAGATGTGATGACTCTGATTAAAGAAATCGTCAATAAACAATTAAATTTAGACGATAAGAAGTTTGACGCTCGTTCTGTCCGCTACGCTATTAGTAACGCTAAAAACCAAGGTTTATCACCTCAAGAATTTGAGCAAGATCAGCCCAATTATCGCGGACGGGTGATTGCCCAAGTTTACAATTTATATCAAGATAAGTTAGCAGAAAATAACGCTCTCGATTTTGACGATTTAATTCTTGTGCCAACTAGATTATTTCAGCAAAACGAGCAAGTATTGGGTTATTGGCATCGCAAATTTTGCCATATCCTCGTAGATGAATATCAAGATACTAATCGGACTCAATATCAACTGATTAATTTATTAGTTACTAATGGCGAAACCAAAAAGAGCGAATGGGAATGGCAAAATCGCTCAGTTTTCGTTGTCGGCGATGCAGATCAGTCAATTTACAGCTTTCGGATGGCAGATTTCACCATCTTGCTGGGATTTCAAGAAGACTTTGGTGATGGTTTGGTAGATGATGACACTCAGACGATGGTTAAGCTAGAAGAAAACTATCGTTCTTGTGAAAATATTTTGCAAGCGGCTAATGAACTAATTGAAAATAACACCCAACGGATTGATAAAATCCTGAAGCCGACGCGGGGGCCGGGTGAGCAGATTACTTGTCACAAAGCCGATGAAGAACTTGCAGAAGCGGCATTTGTAATCAATCAAATTCAGACTCTAGAACAGCAAAATCCAGAGTTAAGCTGGGGTAGTTTTGCCATACTTTATCGGACAAACGCCCAATCTCGACCTTTTGAAGAATTGTTGGTGAAATATCAAATTCCTTACACAGTTGTGGGGGGAATGAGGTTTTACGATCGCAAAGAAATCAAAGATGTCATTGCATATTTAAGAGCGATCGCTAACCCATCTGATACAGTCAGTTTATTACGAGTTATTAATACTCCCCGCCGAGGAGTTGGCAAAACCACTATTGATGCTTTGATGAATGCCTCCCAGCAACTAGGGACAACCCTATGGGAAATACTCAGCGACGAAACATCAGTTAATACATTAGCTGGACGGGCGACAAAAGCTGTAAATAACTTTGCCGCAATGATTAGCCGTTGGCAAGCACAAATTGGTACGCTTCCCGTGACAGAGGTTTTGCAAGGAATACTAGAAGATTCTGGTTACGTTCAAGACTTGATGAGTCAAGGCACAGATGAAGCCACAGATCGGGTACAAAACGTTCAAGAACTTTACAACGCCGCACTGCAATTTCAAGAAGAAAACGAAGAGGTTTCACTACAGGACTTTTTAAGTAGTGCCGCCCTAAGTTCCGATTTGGATAACTTAAAAGAAGGGCAGACAGCCGTTTCTTTGATGACTTTGCACGCTTCCAAAGGTTTGGAGTTTCCCGTAGTATTTTTAGTAGGATTAGAACAAGGGCTATTTCCTGGCTACCGTTCGCTGGGCGATCCCGCATCTTTAGAAGAAGAACGCCGCCTGTGTTATGTGGGGATTACTCGCGCCCAAGAAAGGTTATTTTTATCACACGCGCGGGAACGGCGTTTGTATGGTTCTCGCGAACCTGCAATGCGATCGCAATTCCTCGACGAATTACCAGAAGAATTATTATCTACCAAACGCGCGAGTCGTCAAAGTTATACCAAAAGTGCCTCTACTCCTAACGGGAAACAAGACACAACACAGAATTGGCAAGTAGGCGATAGAGTATTACACAAAACCTTTGGGCTTGGTGAAATCACTCATGTTTTCGGAACGGGTAGTAAGATGTCTGTGGCAATTAAATTTGCTAGCTTAGGACAAAAAATTGTTGACCCAAGAGTAGCACAGTTGCAAAAAGTTTGA
- a CDS encoding carbonic anhydrase: protein MERRDFLKLGITGAFGMAVTTSDFLWQVKQAKAAEIPSTSPESLTPDAALQKLMEGNQRFIQHHPQYPDQSALRLKEVAQAQHPFATILSCADSRVPAEIVFDQGIGDIFDVRIAGNIATHEAIGSIEYAVVLLGSPLLMVMGHERCGAVTAAVQKESLLGDISTFVKAIKPALKKVKDQPGDAVENAVVANVKYQIERLQKSKLLTEQVRSGKLKIVGGRYDLDTGEISIIA, encoded by the coding sequence ATGGAACGTCGTGACTTTTTGAAATTGGGAATCACCGGGGCATTTGGAATGGCAGTAACTACCAGCGATTTCCTCTGGCAGGTTAAACAGGCCAAAGCTGCCGAAATACCCTCAACTTCCCCTGAATCGCTTACTCCCGATGCCGCACTGCAAAAGCTGATGGAGGGAAATCAGCGATTTATTCAGCATCACCCCCAATACCCCGATCAATCTGCGCTGCGGTTGAAGGAAGTTGCTCAAGCTCAACATCCATTTGCAACTATTCTTAGTTGTGCTGATTCACGAGTCCCCGCAGAAATTGTTTTCGATCAAGGCATCGGAGACATCTTTGATGTTCGGATTGCCGGAAATATTGCCACGCATGAAGCGATCGGCAGTATTGAATATGCCGTTGTCTTGTTAGGTTCTCCACTGCTGATGGTGATGGGACATGAGCGTTGTGGGGCAGTAACCGCAGCTGTCCAAAAGGAATCGTTACTTGGTGATATTAGTACTTTTGTAAAGGCAATTAAGCCAGCCCTGAAAAAGGTCAAGGATCAGCCAGGTGATGCAGTTGAGAATGCTGTGGTGGCAAATGTAAAATATCAAATTGAACGGTTGCAGAAATCAAAGCTTTTAACTGAGCAGGTGCGATCGGGCAAATTAAAAATTGTCGGGGGTCGTTACGATTTAGATACAGGAGAAATAAGTATAATTGCTTGA
- a CDS encoding sensor histidine kinase, whose protein sequence is MPTQKPTPIDSSSESKKVSAEEPSTDELPTIEFPSRGKLKASSWRIHQKIGYGYFVAIGIGFFGSLTGLVIANYYRGREVRQFNQAYEQGQLLSNYKDAVVGAQLHSSNLVAVLENSQQLQSKKADFLKNVEKAQQLESKISGFIDSKPKRLAATSSTLQTLLLDYKNNLKAYVDQIDIVLKKIDSQKVQSQQISSARSQLLIIMRGETAMRLDQLSESLANILQTAEIQEQERQKAVEEAKVVERFIVILSMLVSVAIAAIVAWRTSRAIAEPVIIVTQVAEQVARKHNFDLRAPVTTEDEIGLLAKSLNRLIERVSERTKELQQAKELAEAASKAKSVFLANVSHELRTPLNAVIGLSQLLEDDATDLGLSADFITDLETINAAGKHLLHLINEILDLSKIEAGKMTLYPETFEIANLIHNVVLTVKPAIEKNANVLEVHFDEQLGTMYADQTRMRQVLLNLLSNASKFTTNGKVMLTINREKDEVRLDAPLGMITFTVTDTGIGMSNHQQQQLFQPFTQGDTSTTKKYGGTGLGLAISRHFCQMMGGEIIVKSQPGIGSTFTIRLPMTVQD, encoded by the coding sequence ATGCCAACTCAAAAGCCAACCCCTATCGACAGCAGTTCAGAAAGCAAAAAAGTGTCAGCCGAAGAGCCATCGACAGACGAACTACCGACTATAGAATTTCCCTCACGAGGGAAGCTAAAAGCCAGTTCTTGGCGTATCCATCAAAAAATTGGTTATGGGTACTTTGTAGCTATTGGAATTGGCTTTTTTGGTTCACTAACTGGGTTAGTGATTGCCAACTACTACCGGGGAAGGGAAGTGAGGCAATTCAATCAAGCTTACGAACAAGGACAACTACTGAGTAATTATAAAGATGCAGTAGTCGGGGCACAATTACATAGCTCTAATCTAGTTGCTGTACTAGAAAATTCACAACAACTACAAAGCAAAAAAGCCGATTTTCTGAAGAATGTCGAAAAAGCCCAACAATTAGAGTCAAAAATTTCTGGATTTATCGACAGTAAACCTAAAAGACTAGCAGCAACAAGTTCGACTTTACAGACGCTATTGCTGGATTACAAGAATAATTTAAAAGCTTACGTTGACCAAATTGATATCGTTTTAAAGAAAATTGACTCTCAAAAAGTGCAGTCTCAGCAGATTTCTTCTGCCCGATCGCAGTTATTGATAATTATGCGTGGTGAAACAGCCATGCGGCTAGATCAGCTTTCAGAAAGCTTGGCTAACATCCTGCAAACTGCCGAAATTCAAGAGCAAGAAAGGCAAAAAGCAGTTGAGGAGGCAAAAGTAGTTGAGCGGTTCATCGTGATTTTGAGTATGCTGGTTTCGGTGGCGATCGCAGCTATTGTAGCTTGGCGTACCAGTCGAGCGATCGCAGAACCAGTGATCATCGTCACCCAAGTAGCTGAACAAGTTGCAAGGAAACATAATTTTGATTTGCGAGCGCCCGTCACCACTGAAGATGAAATTGGCCTACTCGCCAAATCTCTAAATCGTCTAATTGAGCGAGTATCTGAGCGAACCAAAGAACTACAACAAGCTAAAGAACTAGCCGAAGCTGCTAGCAAGGCAAAAAGCGTATTTTTGGCCAATGTCAGCCACGAATTACGCACACCACTAAATGCTGTTATTGGCTTAAGCCAACTACTAGAAGACGACGCTACCGATCTTGGTTTATCGGCAGACTTTATTACAGATTTAGAAACAATTAACGCTGCTGGTAAGCATTTACTGCACTTGATTAACGAAATTCTCGACTTGTCAAAAATTGAAGCCGGGAAAATGACCCTCTATCCAGAGACATTCGAGATTGCAAATCTGATTCATAACGTAGTCCTCACAGTCAAACCAGCTATAGAAAAAAATGCCAATGTTTTAGAAGTGCATTTTGATGAGCAACTTGGCACCATGTATGCCGATCAAACTAGGATGCGCCAAGTGTTGTTAAACTTGTTGAGCAACGCCAGTAAGTTCACTACAAACGGCAAGGTAATGCTGACAATCAACAGAGAAAAGGATGAAGTCCGCCTGGATGCTCCTTTGGGGATGATTACTTTTACCGTTACCGATACAGGTATAGGGATGTCTAACCATCAACAGCAGCAATTATTTCAACCTTTTACACAAGGGGATACTTCGACTACGAAAAAGTATGGAGGTACGGGACTGGGGTTAGCAATTAGCCGCCACTTTTGCCAGATGATGGGTGGTGAGATTATTGTCAAAAGTCAGCCGGGAATTGGCTCTACTTTCACTATTCGTCTGCCAATGACTGTGCAGGATTAA
- a CDS encoding P-II family nitrogen regulator yields the protein MHVVKKIEIIANSFELAKILDRLDKSGVHNHAVIRNVAGKGLRGTTEDLDMTMLDNVYILAFCMPEELKRVVENIKPLLNKFGGTCYVSDVMEIRSVRCVASM from the coding sequence ATGCACGTAGTTAAAAAGATAGAAATTATTGCCAACTCCTTTGAGCTTGCTAAAATTTTAGATCGTTTAGACAAGTCGGGTGTACATAACCATGCCGTAATCCGAAATGTTGCTGGCAAAGGATTACGAGGAACGACAGAAGATTTAGACATGACCATGCTTGATAATGTTTACATCCTCGCGTTTTGTATGCCAGAAGAACTCAAACGTGTTGTAGAAAATATCAAACCACTTCTCAACAAGTTCGGAGGTACTTGCTACGTTTCGGATGTGATGGAAATTCGCTCTGTCAGATGTGTTGCCTCAATGTAA
- a CDS encoding sodium-dependent bicarbonate transport family permease, which yields MDLSLVVSNILNPPILFFFLGMTAVFVKSDLEIPAPIPKLFSLYLLFAIGFKGGVELIKSGVTQEVILTLAAAMMMACVVPIYTFFILKWKLDTYDAAAIAATYGSISAVTFITASAFLTELAIPFDGYMVAALALMESPAIIVGLILVNIFTADGKREFSWPEVLQEAFLNSSVFLLVGSLLIGVLTGERGGKVLEPFTQGLFYGVLTFFLLDMGLVAARRIKDLQKTGVFLILFAILIPILNAGIGLAIAKLIGMPRGDSLLFAVLCASASYIAVPAAMRMTVPEANPSLYVSTALAVTFPFNIIVGIPLYLYGINLFWS from the coding sequence ATGGATCTGAGCTTAGTTGTATCCAATATTTTGAATCCGCCAATCCTGTTTTTCTTTTTAGGCATGACTGCTGTTTTTGTCAAGTCCGATCTAGAAATTCCTGCACCAATACCCAAACTCTTTTCGTTGTATCTGCTGTTTGCCATTGGTTTTAAAGGAGGGGTAGAACTAATCAAAAGCGGTGTAACTCAGGAAGTAATTTTAACACTCGCGGCAGCAATGATGATGGCTTGTGTCGTGCCAATTTATACCTTTTTTATCCTGAAGTGGAAATTGGATACTTACGATGCGGCGGCGATCGCAGCAACCTACGGCTCTATCAGTGCCGTCACCTTCATTACAGCTAGCGCTTTTTTGACTGAGCTTGCCATTCCTTTTGATGGTTACATGGTGGCAGCCCTTGCCCTGATGGAATCTCCAGCGATTATAGTTGGTCTAATTTTGGTGAATATATTCACCGCCGATGGAAAGCGAGAGTTTTCGTGGCCGGAAGTTTTGCAAGAAGCATTTCTTAATAGTTCAGTTTTTCTATTAGTCGGTAGTCTATTAATAGGTGTTTTGACAGGAGAACGCGGTGGGAAAGTATTAGAACCCTTTACTCAAGGGCTATTTTATGGTGTTCTCACCTTCTTTTTACTTGACATGGGATTGGTCGCTGCGAGAAGAATTAAAGACTTGCAAAAAACCGGAGTTTTCCTGATTTTATTTGCCATACTAATTCCAATACTCAATGCAGGTATTGGGTTAGCGATCGCCAAATTGATCGGTATGCCTCGCGGAGATTCGCTGTTGTTCGCTGTATTGTGTGCCAGCGCTTCTTACATTGCTGTCCCCGCAGCTATGCGGATGACTGTTCCAGAAGCAAATCCCAGCCTGTATGTTTCTACCGCTCTAGCGGTGACATTTCCGTTCAATATTATTGTGGGAATTCCGTTATATCTCTACGGAATTAACCTATTTTGGAGCTAA
- a CDS encoding retron system putative HNH endonuclease, protein MKYIKKGAKPISLTKWNNKLGGKILPWMKFKQSVKNDVFEALLCEQGYICCYCGASIARNECHIEHLKPKSIYTQLTYEYTNLMVSCQGEDDKQLRVPVHCGHRKDNWYDDHLMVSPLQITCADFFKYLPSGEIQSTDEPAKKAAAETTIEKLALNISKLQNMRRLAIDAALLATDGLTEAEIQLLAQGYEKLDANGQHTPFCAAISYFFNNYF, encoded by the coding sequence ATGAAGTACATAAAAAAGGGTGCAAAACCGATTAGCTTAACTAAATGGAATAATAAGCTTGGCGGTAAGATACTTCCTTGGATGAAATTCAAACAATCAGTGAAAAATGATGTGTTCGAGGCATTGCTCTGCGAACAAGGTTATATCTGCTGCTACTGTGGTGCTTCGATCGCGAGGAATGAATGCCATATTGAACACTTGAAACCCAAAAGTATTTATACACAATTGACTTATGAATACACAAATCTCATGGTGTCATGTCAAGGTGAAGATGATAAGCAACTTCGAGTACCAGTTCATTGTGGTCATAGAAAAGATAACTGGTATGACGATCATCTGATGGTCTCACCTCTACAAATAACCTGTGCTGATTTTTTTAAATATCTTCCTTCTGGCGAAATTCAATCAACAGATGAGCCAGCTAAAAAAGCTGCTGCCGAAACAACGATTGAGAAGCTTGCACTCAATATCAGTAAGTTGCAAAATATGCGTAGGCTAGCAATTGATGCTGCATTACTTGCTACTGATGGTTTAACTGAAGCAGAAATACAGCTACTTGCTCAAGGTTATGAAAAGCTGGATGCTAATGGTCAACATACTCCATTTTGTGCTGCTATTAGCTATTTTTTCAATAATTATTTTTGA
- a CDS encoding antibiotic biosynthesis monooxygenase family protein encodes MILEAVILPVKPGLESDFEAAFKKASKIISSMDGYLSHELHKCIEVQGKYLLLVRWESLESHTLGFRNSVEYQEWKKLLHHFYEPFPTVEHFEEIEI; translated from the coding sequence ATGATTCTTGAGGCAGTGATACTTCCTGTTAAACCTGGTCTAGAATCCGATTTTGAAGCTGCTTTCAAGAAAGCTTCTAAAATTATTTCTTCAATGGATGGATATTTATCTCATGAATTGCATAAATGTATAGAAGTCCAAGGTAAATACTTATTACTTGTCAGATGGGAAAGTTTAGAATCTCATACTCTGGGATTTAGAAATTCTGTTGAGTATCAAGAGTGGAAAAAACTTTTGCATCATTTTTATGAACCATTTCCCACTGTCGAACACTTTGAAGAAATTGAAATATGA